From a region of the Phenylobacterium koreense genome:
- a CDS encoding glutathione S-transferase N-terminal domain-containing protein — protein sequence MTLDHPIFTRWPAQHPDRLQLFSAPTPNGVKVGIMLEETGLAYEPHRIDIGANESQDPAFLALNPNGKIPAIYDPDGPSGEPLALFESGAILLYLADKTRRFIPADPNARYETIQWVMWQMGGVGPMFGQVGFFNKFAGKDYEDKRPRDRYAAEAARLLGVLDERLAGREWVMGADYSIADISLLGWVRNLIGFYEARELVGFDRFSRVQRWLDHGLARPAVQRGLEVTAAA from the coding sequence TTGACCCTCGACCATCCCATTTTCACCCGCTGGCCGGCGCAACACCCTGATCGTCTGCAGCTCTTTTCCGCCCCGACGCCCAACGGGGTGAAGGTCGGAATCATGCTTGAGGAAACCGGCCTCGCCTACGAGCCGCACCGGATCGACATCGGGGCGAACGAAAGCCAGGACCCGGCTTTTCTGGCGCTCAATCCCAATGGCAAGATTCCGGCGATCTACGATCCGGACGGGCCGAGCGGAGAGCCCTTGGCCCTGTTCGAGTCCGGCGCGATCCTGCTTTATCTCGCCGACAAGACGAGGCGGTTCATCCCGGCCGATCCGAACGCCCGCTACGAAACCATCCAGTGGGTGATGTGGCAGATGGGCGGCGTCGGGCCGATGTTCGGCCAGGTCGGTTTCTTCAATAAGTTCGCCGGCAAGGACTATGAGGACAAGCGCCCGCGCGATCGCTACGCCGCCGAGGCCGCACGGCTACTCGGTGTGCTTGACGAGCGGCTGGCGGGCCGCGAGTGGGTGATGGGCGCCGACTACAGCATCGCCGACATTTCGCTGCTGGGCTGGGTGCGCAACCTGATCGGCTTCTACGAAGCGCGCGAACTCGTCGGCTTCGACCGCTTTTCCCGGGTGCAGAGGTGGCTCGATCACGGTCTCGCGCGTCCGGCGGTGCAGCGTGGGCTGGAAGTCACCGCGGCGGCTTGA